One genomic region from Conexibacter woesei Iso977N encodes:
- a CDS encoding helix-turn-helix domain-containing protein produces the protein MPAKTSNKTNATADAGQSILEALTEKPGSTAAEIADATGLVRSTVGKQLAALERAGTVTRTTGKRDGGRRAPDRWAKATIDRLRPGQLDDLVMNHVRSLDEPVGPVGVARALGRSSGAVANCLTRRAKAGDLKQVSDKPRRYTAAVVPSRTQ, from the coding sequence ATGCCCGCCAAGACCAGCAACAAGACCAACGCCACGGCCGACGCCGGCCAGTCCATCCTGGAGGCCCTCACCGAGAAGCCCGGCTCGACGGCCGCCGAGATCGCCGACGCCACCGGGTTGGTCCGCTCGACCGTCGGCAAGCAGCTCGCCGCCCTCGAACGCGCCGGAACGGTGACCCGCACCACGGGCAAGCGCGACGGCGGCCGCCGCGCCCCCGACCGCTGGGCCAAGGCCACTATCGACCGCCTGCGCCCCGGCCAGCTCGACGACCTCGTCATGAACCACGTCCGCTCGCTCGACGAGCCTGTCGGCCCGGTCGGCGTGGCCCGCGCCCTAGGCCGCTCCTCCGGCGCCGTCGCCAACTGCCTGACCCGCCGCGCCAAGGCCGGCGACCTCAAGCAGGTCAGCGACAAGCCGCGCCGCTACACCGCTGCTGTGGTGCCCTCCCGCACGCAGTGA
- a CDS encoding tyrosine-type recombinase/integrase produces MGRKKEGTVIERPWSSGRTYALRFLAYGKRVYLTLGTEHDGWTHTKAEEELDNILADVRRGIWVPPERNAPAPVVADAEDADGEVPTAELTFYGFSKKRLARRKLEVSKRMWEYEEWALRVHLWPYFGPRPLSQFEAEAVDEYRLFKLEEGAERRAAIDRRRPLRDENRRVLRPLAPTSINKTIDVLGSYLSVAVDYGKATTNAAHGRRRRLKVDAKRPVHLDAVGQIMALLDAAADLDASAYWRATDRHALIATLVLAGPRAEELGYLLWRDVDLVNRRLYVGRSKTDAGLREIPMLPLLHRILSAHKARHPQAGPDDYVFPTDKGTRRDKDNVRNRMLAPALAPADELLLARGEVPLPKGLTPHKLRHTFASILVACGEDPTSVMSQLGHTDPRFTLKVYAHMMRRSPEERARLKAFVYDDYEPQPAEPLALPVSADRELVAA; encoded by the coding sequence ATGGGGCGCAAGAAGGAAGGGACGGTTATCGAGCGGCCGTGGAGCAGCGGGCGGACCTACGCGCTGCGGTTCCTGGCCTACGGCAAGCGCGTCTACCTCACCCTCGGCACCGAGCACGACGGCTGGACGCACACCAAGGCCGAAGAGGAGTTGGACAACATCTTGGCCGACGTGCGCCGCGGCATCTGGGTGCCGCCCGAGCGCAACGCACCGGCCCCGGTCGTTGCTGACGCCGAGGACGCAGACGGCGAGGTGCCGACGGCCGAGCTGACGTTCTATGGGTTCTCCAAGAAGCGCCTGGCTCGCCGCAAGCTCGAGGTGTCCAAGCGGATGTGGGAGTACGAGGAGTGGGCGCTGCGCGTGCACCTCTGGCCCTACTTCGGCCCGCGGCCGCTGTCGCAGTTCGAGGCCGAGGCCGTCGACGAGTACCGCCTCTTCAAGCTCGAAGAGGGCGCCGAGCGCCGCGCCGCCATCGACCGGCGCCGGCCGCTGCGCGACGAGAACCGGCGCGTGCTGCGCCCGCTGGCGCCGACCTCGATCAACAAGACCATCGACGTCCTGGGCTCCTACCTGTCGGTCGCCGTCGACTACGGCAAGGCCACCACCAACGCCGCCCACGGCCGGCGCCGGCGCCTGAAGGTCGACGCCAAGCGCCCCGTCCACCTCGACGCCGTCGGCCAGATCATGGCCCTGCTGGACGCCGCAGCCGACCTGGACGCCAGTGCCTACTGGCGCGCCACCGACCGCCACGCGCTCATCGCCACCCTGGTGCTCGCCGGCCCCCGTGCTGAGGAGCTGGGCTACCTGCTCTGGCGCGACGTCGACCTGGTCAACCGCCGCCTCTACGTCGGGCGCTCCAAGACCGACGCCGGCCTGCGCGAGATCCCGATGCTGCCGCTGCTGCATCGGATCCTGTCCGCCCACAAGGCTCGCCACCCGCAGGCCGGTCCCGACGACTACGTCTTCCCGACCGACAAGGGCACGCGGCGCGACAAGGACAACGTCAGAAACCGGATGCTCGCCCCGGCCCTCGCACCGGCCGACGAGCTGCTGCTCGCTCGCGGCGAGGTGCCGCTGCCCAAGGGCCTGACCCCGCACAAGCTGCGCCACACCTTCGCCTCGATCCTCGTGGCCTGCGGCGAGGACCCCACCAGCGTCATGTCTCAGCTCGGCCACACCGACCCGCGCTTCACGCTGAAGGTCTACGCGCACATGATGCGCCGCAGCCCAGAGGAGCGCGCACGGCTCAAGGCCTTCGTCTACGACGACTACGAGCCCCAGCCGGCCGAGCCGCTGGCGCTGCCCGTCAGCGCCGATCGCGAACTCGTGGCGGCGTAG
- a CDS encoding DNA-methyltransferase, which yields MTPLLEDGQRWRVVPGDTLELLPGLPDQSVDAVVCDPPYGIDIKNHSWDGTAIRRQARQAHGRMTPGQAFERWTTTWAAELHRVLKPGGHVVAFGATRMTHRLTSGLEDGGLEIRDMLMWIFGPGIPKSRRFDGGRATTLKPFYEPIVLARRPVDGTTTDNLKRHGTGALNVDACAVRWPDEPGMRRWPAHMIASHDEHCQPNRCADRCPVDEIEAQRPGASRFLYVTKTRRSERDAGCEHLPARRLAHFPGATNPHKKPLHNPHPTVKPIELMRWLVRLITPPGGLVLDPFCGSGSTGIAALLEQRRFLGIERDLDYIDIARARITHWSDGTDAAVQEVPPPVRPTRAARRRPA from the coding sequence ATGACCCCGCTGCTCGAGGACGGCCAGCGCTGGCGCGTCGTGCCGGGCGACACGCTGGAGCTGTTGCCCGGGCTACCCGACCAGAGCGTCGACGCGGTCGTCTGCGACCCGCCCTACGGCATCGACATCAAGAACCACTCCTGGGACGGCACAGCGATCCGGCGCCAAGCCCGCCAAGCCCACGGCCGCATGACCCCGGGCCAGGCGTTCGAGCGCTGGACGACCACCTGGGCCGCCGAGCTGCACCGGGTGCTCAAGCCTGGCGGGCACGTCGTCGCGTTCGGGGCTACGCGGATGACGCACCGCCTGACCAGTGGCCTGGAGGACGGCGGCCTGGAGATCCGCGACATGTTGATGTGGATCTTCGGTCCCGGCATCCCGAAGTCTCGCCGCTTTGACGGCGGCCGCGCGACGACGCTCAAGCCGTTCTACGAGCCGATCGTCCTCGCGCGCCGCCCGGTCGACGGAACAACCACCGACAACCTCAAGCGGCACGGCACCGGGGCACTGAACGTCGATGCCTGCGCCGTGCGCTGGCCCGACGAGCCCGGCATGAGGCGCTGGCCAGCGCACATGATCGCCAGCCATGACGAGCACTGCCAGCCCAACAGGTGCGCGGATCGTTGTCCGGTGGATGAGATCGAGGCCCAGCGGCCCGGTGCCAGCCGGTTTCTGTACGTCACCAAGACCCGCCGTTCCGAGCGCGACGCCGGCTGCGAGCACCTGCCCGCCCGCCGGCTTGCGCATTTCCCGGGCGCGACCAACCCCCATAAGAAGCCATTGCACAACCCGCACCCGACGGTCAAGCCGATCGAGTTGATGCGGTGGCTGGTGCGCCTCATCACCCCACCGGGCGGGCTGGTGCTCGATCCGTTCTGCGGGTCGGGCTCGACCGGAATCGCCGCGCTCCTCGAGCAGCGCCGCTTCCTCGGGATCGAACGCGACCTCGACTACATCGACATCGCCCGCGCCCGGATCACCCACTGGAGCGACGGCACCGACGCAGCGGTCCAGGAGGTCCCGCCCCCCGTCCGCCCTACCCGAGCCGCTCGACGGCGGCCGGCATGA
- a CDS encoding replication-relaxation family protein, with translation MSASALPAVAGDMLESLDAHRLLTAGQLRALHAPTAGRRWIEKVMARVVAAGLVDFVHTGGSRRIYFLTAEGHQALHLAHPQTAGARRGADDARHAASALSAHTLAVNDVGLAFVAAARERGDEFGPLAWRHEIAHPIGTTPGRRPELVIADAVLTYLQHLQDGGLAFHYRFLELDRATQPTAALASKLGRYARLHTYTTKNDKEPQWHQTYPVFPEVLVVLTNAPAAALRRRAQTVLALCQADPLLQATPQVAISIVTLEDLLSQGPWATTFQRLHVQRPVNWTGESA, from the coding sequence GTGAGCGCCTCGGCGCTGCCGGCCGTGGCCGGCGACATGCTCGAGAGCCTGGACGCCCACCGGCTGCTGACAGCCGGCCAGCTCCGGGCGCTGCACGCCCCGACCGCGGGACGCCGCTGGATCGAGAAGGTCATGGCCCGCGTCGTCGCGGCGGGTCTCGTCGACTTCGTCCACACGGGCGGCTCGCGGCGGATCTACTTCCTGACCGCCGAGGGCCACCAAGCCCTACACCTCGCCCACCCCCAGACCGCCGGCGCGCGCCGCGGCGCCGATGACGCCCGGCACGCGGCCAGCGCGCTCAGCGCTCACACGCTGGCCGTCAACGACGTCGGCCTGGCCTTCGTGGCGGCGGCGCGGGAGCGCGGCGACGAGTTCGGGCCGCTGGCCTGGCGCCACGAGATCGCCCACCCGATCGGTACCACACCCGGCCGGCGTCCGGAGCTGGTCATCGCCGACGCCGTCCTGACCTACCTCCAACACCTCCAAGACGGTGGACTGGCCTTCCACTACCGCTTCCTCGAACTCGACCGCGCCACCCAACCCACCGCCGCGCTCGCCTCAAAGCTCGGCCGCTACGCCCGGCTGCACACCTACACCACCAAGAACGACAAGGAGCCCCAATGGCACCAGACCTACCCCGTGTTCCCCGAAGTGCTGGTCGTGTTGACCAACGCCCCCGCCGCCGCCCTACGGCGCCGGGCACAGACCGTCCTGGCGCTCTGCCAGGCCGATCCGCTGCTGCAAGCCACGCCGCAGGTCGCGATCTCCATCGTGACGCTCGAGGACCTGCTCAGCCAGGGTCCGTGGGCGACGACGTTCCAACGCCTACATGTTCAGCGGCCGGTCAACTGGACCGGCGAGAGCGCATGA
- a CDS encoding ATP-binding protein, which yields MTARAAAREIGLTYTRANLLLGPSGEAMALYRLEPVVYPLLDDGEKWTVQRRLERMVDAIAADFSLWRVCRPIDPDAYVDQVAGLRSPYAPEAWDELLASHREALACGGGREVETFVGVRLEADAPHGFGARLTAEAGRVLAAVPGFGRGSALSQRQLSVLAESEARVHERLAGVIGLRRARTREVQWLLARAPLRGVAAPDLEPHWQPDALVIETDDGEVARFEPLGWDLWRLPAAVLCEDPAHPPSLHVEADEQESFQAALCVGALADEPVFPGPAAEVLHAPLDVLNFPVDAVVHARWIGNREALGQVRKRVVDAEQVYRDQLESSTGPAWQADDDRTLAREYEQVLQSGARPPMLYASISLTLGAETRELLERRIERLRTAFGDLPLYRPRGLQERLWFDHLPRTDGGRVGEYVQHVTAQQFGAMVPVATSQIGDDGGLYLGHSIDGLCAPLYFDVTAPSRESKPTAVLVAGPPGAGKSVTAQVIGHGAHCRGSIVVDFDPKPDHGWTRIPGLEDQVDVVELSGEAGQQGRLDPMVIGVPELREELAISYLLELLRDPPASWERAIARAVRDIARQPAPSTRAVIDRLGQLDGAGTEVADALDVLADVGLARLGFGDGRTEPITLKRPILTIRTPGLTLPEPGVARETYTRAERVSVATLSLIAALALALVCEDRAQHKVVILDEAWFLLSSPQGRALINRLLRLARAFNATVVLITQLVGDLDGIDELAGTRMGFGPWQDVLRLVGADAPHHGLDANPAPGVGVIRDLHGRVAPIRIHVPDADLLIAIDTVPSRGSEAAR from the coding sequence ATGACCGCCCGTGCCGCGGCGCGCGAGATCGGGCTGACTTACACGCGCGCGAACCTGCTGCTCGGTCCGAGTGGCGAGGCGATGGCGCTGTACCGGCTGGAGCCCGTCGTCTACCCGCTGCTCGATGACGGCGAGAAGTGGACCGTGCAGCGGCGCCTGGAGCGGATGGTCGACGCGATCGCGGCCGACTTCTCGCTCTGGCGCGTCTGCCGGCCGATCGACCCCGATGCCTATGTCGACCAGGTCGCCGGCTTGCGCTCGCCGTACGCGCCGGAAGCCTGGGACGAGCTGCTCGCGTCGCACCGTGAGGCGCTGGCCTGCGGCGGTGGGCGCGAGGTCGAGACCTTCGTCGGCGTGCGCTTGGAGGCCGACGCGCCGCACGGCTTCGGTGCTCGCCTGACGGCGGAGGCTGGTCGCGTGCTGGCGGCGGTACCCGGCTTCGGGAGGGGCTCGGCGCTATCGCAGCGCCAGCTCAGCGTGCTGGCCGAGTCCGAGGCGCGGGTCCATGAGCGGCTTGCGGGCGTGATCGGGTTGCGTCGCGCGCGCACGCGCGAGGTGCAGTGGCTGCTTGCGCGTGCGCCGTTGCGCGGCGTCGCCGCGCCCGACCTCGAACCGCACTGGCAGCCCGACGCGCTGGTCATCGAAACCGACGATGGCGAGGTCGCCCGCTTTGAGCCGCTGGGCTGGGACCTCTGGCGCCTACCCGCCGCGGTCCTGTGTGAGGACCCGGCGCATCCGCCGAGCCTGCACGTCGAAGCCGATGAACAGGAGAGCTTCCAGGCCGCGCTGTGCGTGGGCGCTTTAGCTGACGAGCCGGTCTTCCCCGGTCCGGCGGCCGAGGTCCTGCACGCACCGCTGGACGTCCTGAACTTCCCGGTCGACGCGGTCGTGCACGCGCGCTGGATCGGCAACCGCGAGGCCCTGGGGCAGGTGCGCAAGCGCGTCGTGGATGCCGAGCAGGTCTATCGCGATCAGCTGGAGTCCAGCACGGGCCCGGCGTGGCAGGCCGACGATGACCGCACGTTGGCGCGCGAGTACGAGCAGGTCCTGCAGTCCGGTGCACGGCCGCCGATGTTGTACGCCTCGATCTCACTGACCCTGGGCGCCGAGACCCGCGAGCTGCTCGAGCGCCGCATCGAACGCTTGCGCACCGCCTTTGGCGACCTTCCGCTGTACCGGCCGCGCGGGCTGCAGGAGCGCCTGTGGTTTGACCATCTGCCGCGGACCGACGGCGGCCGGGTGGGGGAGTACGTCCAGCACGTCACCGCCCAGCAGTTCGGCGCGATGGTCCCGGTCGCCACCTCGCAGATCGGCGACGACGGGGGCCTGTATCTCGGGCACTCGATCGACGGGCTGTGCGCACCGTTGTACTTCGACGTCACCGCGCCCTCGCGCGAGTCCAAGCCGACCGCGGTGCTGGTCGCCGGGCCGCCCGGCGCGGGCAAGTCGGTGACCGCGCAGGTCATCGGCCACGGCGCCCATTGCCGCGGCAGCATCGTCGTCGACTTCGACCCCAAGCCCGACCACGGCTGGACCCGCATCCCCGGCCTGGAGGATCAGGTTGATGTCGTTGAGCTCAGCGGCGAGGCCGGCCAGCAGGGCCGGCTGGATCCGATGGTCATCGGCGTCCCGGAGCTGCGTGAGGAGCTGGCGATCTCCTACCTGCTGGAGCTGCTGCGCGATCCGCCGGCCTCGTGGGAGCGCGCGATCGCCCGCGCCGTGCGCGACATCGCACGCCAACCCGCGCCGAGCACACGCGCGGTCATCGACCGCCTCGGCCAGCTCGACGGCGCCGGTACCGAGGTGGCCGACGCGCTTGACGTCTTGGCCGACGTCGGCCTGGCCCGCCTGGGCTTCGGTGACGGCAGGACCGAGCCCATCACCTTGAAACGGCCGATCCTGACGATCCGTACGCCGGGGCTGACGCTGCCCGAGCCCGGCGTCGCGCGCGAGACCTACACGCGCGCCGAGCGCGTCTCGGTCGCGACCCTGTCTCTGATCGCCGCGCTGGCGCTGGCGCTGGTCTGCGAGGACCGCGCCCAGCACAAGGTCGTCATCCTCGATGAGGCCTGGTTCTTGCTGTCCTCGCCCCAAGGCCGTGCGCTGATCAACCGGCTGCTGCGGCTGGCGCGGGCGTTCAACGCCACGGTCGTGCTCATCACCCAGCTGGTCGGCGACCTCGACGGCATCGACGAACTCGCCGGAACCCGGATGGGCTTCGGCCCTTGGCAGGACGTCCTGCGCCTGGTCGGCGCCGACGCGCCCCACCACGGGCTGGACGCCAACCCAGCGCCGGGCGTCGGCGTGATCCGCGACCTGCACGGACGTGTCGCGCCGATCCGCATCCACGTCCCCGACGCCGACCTCCTGATCGCGATCGACACCGTCCCCTCAAGAGGCAGCGAGGCCGCGCGATGA
- a CDS encoding winged helix-turn-helix domain-containing protein, with amino-acid sequence MLGHPTRIRILQALDGRPKTFDRLVGDVGEPDVAVHAHLAVLFRAGIVRRVEDGDRAVYELVDWPSLWVLDQLAFRLRQRVLEDAADDADGEEPTSCV; translated from the coding sequence ATGCTCGGCCACCCGACGCGGATCCGGATCCTTCAGGCGCTCGACGGGCGTCCGAAGACCTTCGATCGGCTCGTCGGCGATGTCGGCGAACCCGACGTCGCGGTCCACGCCCACCTCGCCGTCCTCTTTCGCGCCGGGATCGTCCGGCGCGTGGAGGACGGCGATCGGGCGGTCTACGAGCTGGTCGACTGGCCGAGTCTCTGGGTGCTCGATCAACTCGCCTTCCGCCTACGCCAACGCGTCCTTGAGGACGCGGCCGACGACGCGGATGGCGAGGAGCCGACGTCATGCGTCTGA
- a CDS encoding Ig-like domain repeat protein gives MLALLLLAPLARAGTYDVTACDAAGGPSGSWHVDVDTSHATASAACPTNNDPSRGMIARNSLNPGGGGSATGPLHARLQFDAPAGTSIAGMLATYDFFRSDHTWETALSNGSAVILGCGSGGVDGCSFTGTNRWLPLCTGSSSFECIPPSTRTVYLDVFCPENTTCPLSSNDATHGNVAAWSRLVAATVRLEDDSAPTINSVTGALWTGAWVSGEQTLAVDASDNSGIRHTALIIDGSVAGSRDRACNYSQSVPCPNGVDTFTLTQPEGVHHVAVQVTDSAGNTTTTDPVTELVDNTPPGPPGPATVNGDQIDTTWYSTDGFTINWTNPQVGIAPLAGINWQLCPAAGAQSKCTAASADGQIAALNGLQVHDDGDWILALWLRDAAGNNTQSNAIKLHLRLDRVPPNPVFSPIDPTDPTRIVVQADDATSGLASGSIDYKPVGVTDWTSLPAKIDGGRMSVNLPDETMPDGPYDLRAQAVDAAGNEKTTTTLAGGTPMTVTLPLRSPTRLAGGRRQTRHSHRKRVTYLATRVRLRYATRTRLSGRLADKDNKSMAGTSIAITQLIDGARDWTPVRTIKTTKSGSFSFRTAKRGPSRTLRIRYEGTPTVRPSYVDVHLGVEASTTLRLSGRHFRAGRVRTRHGVRFSGTLRGGYVTPNKLVQLWVKVNGDWQLFGDARARPNGSWTRIFVFKGRPERYRLRAIIPPDAGYPFVTGKTPITTVVVTR, from the coding sequence GTGCTCGCTCTGCTGCTCTTGGCGCCGCTGGCCCGAGCGGGTACTTACGATGTGACGGCGTGCGATGCCGCGGGCGGGCCCAGCGGATCGTGGCACGTCGACGTCGACACCAGTCACGCGACCGCTTCGGCGGCCTGTCCCACCAACAACGATCCGAGTCGGGGGATGATCGCGCGCAACTCGCTGAACCCGGGTGGGGGAGGGAGCGCGACGGGTCCGCTGCACGCGCGGTTGCAGTTCGACGCGCCGGCAGGTACGTCGATCGCCGGGATGCTGGCGACCTATGACTTCTTTCGCTCTGACCACACGTGGGAGACCGCGCTGTCAAATGGCAGCGCGGTGATCCTCGGCTGCGGATCGGGCGGCGTCGACGGCTGCAGTTTCACCGGTACCAACCGTTGGCTCCCGCTCTGCACGGGATCGTCGTCGTTTGAGTGCATCCCGCCGTCGACCAGGACGGTGTACCTCGACGTGTTCTGCCCAGAGAACACGACGTGTCCGCTGAGCTCGAACGACGCAACGCACGGCAACGTCGCGGCGTGGTCGCGACTGGTCGCAGCGACCGTACGTCTCGAGGACGACTCAGCGCCAACGATCAACTCCGTCACCGGCGCGCTGTGGACGGGCGCCTGGGTCAGCGGCGAGCAGACCCTCGCGGTGGACGCCTCCGACAACTCCGGGATCCGCCATACCGCCTTGATCATCGATGGCAGCGTCGCCGGGAGCAGGGATCGCGCCTGTAACTACAGTCAGTCGGTGCCGTGCCCGAACGGCGTCGACACCTTCACCCTCACGCAGCCAGAAGGCGTCCATCACGTCGCAGTCCAGGTCACGGACTCGGCGGGCAACACGACGACGACAGACCCCGTGACCGAGTTGGTGGACAACACGCCGCCCGGCCCTCCGGGGCCTGCCACGGTCAACGGCGACCAGATCGACACCACGTGGTACTCGACGGACGGGTTTACGATCAACTGGACCAACCCGCAAGTCGGCATCGCACCTCTGGCGGGGATCAACTGGCAGCTCTGCCCAGCCGCAGGAGCGCAAAGCAAATGCACAGCCGCCAGCGCAGATGGGCAGATCGCCGCGCTCAACGGCCTTCAAGTCCACGACGACGGCGACTGGATCTTGGCCCTCTGGCTGCGAGACGCGGCCGGCAACAACACGCAGAGCAATGCCATCAAGTTGCATCTGCGCCTAGACCGCGTGCCGCCAAATCCGGTCTTCTCGCCGATCGATCCGACCGATCCCACCAGGATCGTCGTGCAAGCTGACGACGCCACGAGCGGCCTGGCCTCAGGCTCGATCGACTACAAGCCCGTAGGCGTCACCGATTGGACCAGCCTCCCCGCGAAGATCGACGGCGGCCGCATGTCGGTCAACCTCCCAGACGAGACGATGCCCGACGGCCCCTACGACTTGCGAGCGCAGGCAGTCGACGCGGCCGGCAACGAGAAGACGACCACCACGCTGGCCGGCGGAACGCCGATGACCGTCACGCTGCCGCTGCGTTCTCCGACTCGCCTCGCCGGCGGCCGTCGTCAGACACGGCATTCCCACCGAAAGCGGGTGACGTACCTCGCGACCCGCGTCCGGCTGCGCTACGCGACGCGCACTCGGCTGTCGGGGCGGCTGGCCGACAAGGACAACAAGTCGATGGCCGGAACCTCGATCGCCATCACCCAGCTGATCGACGGCGCGAGGGACTGGACGCCGGTCCGGACCATCAAGACGACCAAGTCAGGTTCATTCAGCTTCCGGACAGCCAAGCGCGGACCATCGCGAACCCTTCGTATCCGCTACGAGGGCACACCGACCGTGCGGCCGTCTTATGTCGACGTTCACCTCGGCGTCGAGGCCTCAACGACCCTGCGCCTCAGCGGCAGGCACTTCCGAGCGGGACGGGTCAGGACCAGGCACGGCGTGCGGTTCAGCGGCACCCTACGCGGCGGCTATGTGACGCCGAACAAGCTGGTGCAGCTGTGGGTCAAGGTCAACGGCGACTGGCAACTGTTCGGAGACGCACGCGCCAGGCCGAACGGATCCTGGACGCGCATCTTCGTCTTCAAGGGCCGCCCCGAGCGGTACAGGCTCCGAGCGATCATCCCACCCGACGCCGGCTATCCATTCGTCACCGGAAAGACGCCGATCACAACGGTCGTCGTCACGCGGTAG
- a CDS encoding sigma-70 family RNA polymerase sigma factor, with amino-acid sequence MAAITSEPVERSYEQFVAEYTDRFGAYLRGVLGRQGEGRGGRIGVEDALQEALMRVYENWAALQELADEERNRLLYRYLRDAAVQALRAEHGRRDGPKRPRLISVDFAAIGAAGTDRSMAEREFEAQVLGTMANELCDDGGPDAKAVLDRAIVVGGLRALDEQEAVVLLAVDHLDWDQERLAEQLGMSARTLRRRLHDARRLFYSLIHHAVGVEVGDEERGRLAALLAGELSGREKREVQRHLRHCDACQQLEREQLKFQRVAVQILSPLPFVFGARLLAKRAPTKLAVVGSGVGPGLFAQPGAAKAAAAVMGVLAIGGGAVAVIGQVNGLPVEHAGPSPVVSAGLAGVTTTMGRPEPAVVVPAHRTRPRHRARRRAHYAAARPGGSRASTTSTLSQPRSAGTGTATPPSGTTGGSASRSRTSSSTSSGNGSFLGE; translated from the coding sequence ATGGCCGCGATTACGTCCGAACCGGTAGAGCGCTCCTACGAGCAGTTCGTCGCTGAGTACACCGACCGATTTGGTGCCTACCTCCGTGGCGTGCTCGGCCGGCAGGGTGAGGGCCGCGGCGGGCGGATCGGCGTCGAGGACGCGCTGCAGGAAGCGCTCATGCGGGTCTATGAGAACTGGGCGGCGCTGCAGGAACTTGCCGACGAGGAGCGCAACCGGCTTCTGTACCGGTACCTGCGCGACGCCGCGGTTCAGGCGCTGCGTGCCGAACACGGACGTCGCGATGGGCCGAAGCGGCCACGGCTGATCTCGGTGGACTTCGCGGCGATCGGAGCGGCCGGCACCGATCGCTCGATGGCCGAGCGCGAGTTCGAGGCCCAGGTCCTTGGGACGATGGCCAACGAGCTGTGCGACGACGGCGGTCCGGACGCCAAAGCCGTGCTGGACCGCGCGATCGTCGTCGGCGGCCTGCGCGCGCTCGACGAGCAGGAGGCGGTCGTGCTGCTGGCCGTCGATCACCTCGACTGGGATCAGGAGCGCCTAGCTGAGCAGCTCGGCATGAGCGCCCGCACGCTGCGGCGCAGGTTGCACGACGCGCGGAGGTTGTTCTACTCCTTGATTCACCATGCGGTCGGCGTCGAGGTCGGTGATGAGGAGCGCGGCCGGTTGGCGGCACTGCTGGCCGGTGAGCTGAGCGGGAGGGAGAAGCGCGAGGTGCAGCGCCACCTGCGCCATTGCGACGCCTGTCAGCAGCTTGAGCGCGAGCAGTTGAAGTTCCAGCGCGTCGCGGTTCAGATCCTGTCGCCGCTGCCGTTCGTCTTCGGGGCGCGATTGCTGGCCAAGCGTGCGCCGACGAAGCTCGCGGTGGTCGGCAGCGGCGTCGGGCCGGGACTGTTTGCTCAGCCGGGAGCCGCGAAGGCCGCAGCGGCGGTGATGGGCGTGCTGGCGATCGGTGGCGGCGCGGTCGCGGTGATTGGCCAGGTCAACGGACTGCCTGTCGAGCACGCGGGTCCGTCGCCTGTCGTGTCCGCAGGGTTGGCGGGCGTAACCACAACCATGGGGCGGCCCGAGCCGGCGGTTGTCGTTCCGGCGCACAGGACGAGACCTCGGCACAGGGCACGCAGGCGAGCGCACTACGCTGCGGCCAGGCCGGGCGGCTCGAGGGCGTCGACGACGTCGACTCTCTCGCAGCCGAGGAGCGCAGGCACCGGAACGGCTACGCCGCCGTCTGGGACGACCGGGGGGTCTGCGTCGAGGTCGAGGACCTCGTCGTCGACCAGCTCCGGGAACGGGAGCTTTCTCGGTGAGTAG
- a CDS encoding MarR family transcriptional regulator, with product MASAAEIADALDRLVAAAARQRAAAAATRRDVNATDLLALDIVRRAGRIAPGQLAREMQLTAGGTNGVIRRIVAAQLITRNVNASDRRDVGLEITRRGETLMTTGVGGWDPQLLEHLSHQDAPSLTNMMSLLTTVAEAAEHRADTFATTARAVSHAAGGVPLPVRWG from the coding sequence ATGGCGAGCGCCGCTGAGATCGCCGACGCCCTGGACCGCCTCGTCGCCGCCGCCGCGCGTCAGCGCGCGGCGGCGGCCGCGACGCGCCGCGACGTCAACGCCACCGACCTGCTCGCGCTCGACATCGTCCGCCGCGCCGGCCGGATCGCGCCCGGGCAGCTGGCCCGCGAGATGCAGCTGACGGCGGGCGGGACCAACGGCGTGATCCGCCGGATCGTCGCAGCCCAGCTGATCACTCGCAACGTCAACGCGAGCGACCGCCGCGACGTCGGCCTGGAGATCACGCGGCGGGGCGAGACGCTGATGACCACCGGCGTCGGCGGCTGGGACCCGCAGCTCCTGGAGCACCTGTCCCACCAGGATGCCCCGAGCCTCACCAACATGATGTCCTTGCTCACGACGGTGGCCGAAGCCGCCGAGCATCGCGCCGACACCTTCGCCACGACCGCCCGCGCCGTCAGCCACGCCGCGGGCGGCGTCCCGCTGCCCGTGCGCTGGGGCTGA